The Acetomicrobium sp. S15 = DSM 107314 sequence CGCCTCTCGTCAAGACCTCGAGTGACGGTCAGGTGTTTTGAATGGTCGCTTATCGCAATGTACCGATAGCCGCGCTCCTTGGCGGCCAAAGCCATTTCCTCGACGGTGTGATAACCATCCGTGGCCTTTGTGTGCGTGTGAAGGTCGCCCTTGATCGAGCCGATCGTTACAAGTTTGGGCAATTTACCAGCTTTAGCAGCCTCTATCTCCCCACGATCCTCTCTCAGCTCCGGTTCTATATATGGAAGGCCAACGCTTTCGAAGACATCTTCCTCTTTCCTTCCGGATATGCGCGCCTCACCTTTAAAGACACCGTACTCGTTGATCTTGAGCCCCCTTTCCACGCCAAGTTTGCGGATGGCTATATTGTGCGCCTGAGAACCCGTAAAATAATGCAACGCCGCGCCATAACACTCATCAGGCACGACGCGGAGGTCTACCTGAAGGCCATCGCGCAACCTGACCGAGCACCTTGTCTCCCCTTGAGACAATATCTCTCCTACGCTCTCATAGCTAAGAAAGCGCTCCCTAACCGGCGAAGCTGCATTGCAAGTTACTAGTATATCCAAGTCGCCTACCGTCTCTTTCTTGCGCCGATAGCTTCCGGCCACCATAGCCTCACGCACGCCATCAGTCTCTTTTAAATATTGAAGCAATGGCTCGGCCACTTTCTCTACGACTGCAAGCTTGTATCGTTTGCCTACCTGCTGAATTTTGCCTATTTCCTCGAGGATCTTCTTGCTCTTCTTCTCGCCGAAGCCCGGAATGCACGCCAACTTGCCGGACTCGGCAGCGTTTTTGAGATCTTCGATAGTTTTTACGTTCAGGCTCTTGTAGACTGCTTGAACTCCTTTGGGCCCGAGGCCAGGGATCCTTAAAAGTTCGACCAAGCTCGGAGGGACGCGAGATTCCACCTCTTTGAGCTTAGAGAGAGTTCCGGTTTCGACGATCTCCTGGATCTTTTTGGCTATCTCCTTGCCGATGCCTGGAAGCTGGGTGAGTTCTTCACCCCTCTCTATCATATCTGCCACGCGCTTAGAAAGGCTCGATATGGTGCGAGAGGCGTTCCTATAGGCTCTGACCTTGAACGGATTTTCGCCATCTATCTCCAACAGATCGGCCAGCCTTTCGAACATATCGGCTATATCTTGATTGCTCACGGACATTTCTATCTATCCCTTCGGGGCTATCATATCTTCCGGCCGCACCAGCCTATCGAATTCCTCCTCAGAGAGATAACCGAGCTTCAACGCTGCTTCTTTAAGGGTGAGCCCTTCAGCGTGGGCGAGCTTCGCTATCTCTGCCGCTCTGTCGTAGCCGATGTGCGGCGTCAAGGCTGTTGCGAGCATAAGGGACTCGCTCACATATTTAGCGATGCGCTCGCGATTTGCCTTTATCCCCACTGCACAATGTTCGTTAAATGAATTCACCGCGTCGGTCAACAATCTTACAGATTGAAGGAAGTTGTATATTATAAGTGGCATGTAAACGTTGAGCTCCAAGATCCCCTGACTCGCAGCAAGTCCAATTGTCCCGTCGTTTCCCATGACCTGGACGGCAACCATAGAAAGCGCCTCACACTGAGTGGGATTGACCTTGCCGGGCATGATGGAGCTTCCAGGCTCATTAGCAGGGATAATAATTTCACCTAAACCGCAGCGAGGGCCGCTCGACAAAAGCCTGACATCGTTTGCGATCTTCAAAAGATCCGCAGCTAAAGCCTTTAGGGCACCATGGACGAAGGCAAGATCGTCCTTGCTGGTCAAAGCATGAAATTTGTTTAGGGATGATCGAAATTGCCTCCCTGTCAGGGCGGAGAGCTCTTCGGCCACCAGCCTGCCGAAATCGGGATGTGCGTTCAGGCCGGTGCCAACAGCGGTGCCGCCTATGGCCAAATCCCTCAAGTATTCCACGCTGGACGCGATCATCGACTTTGAACGCTCGAGCATGCCGACCCAGCCGGATATCTCTTGCCCCAGGGTGAGCGGCGTGGCATCTTGAAGATGGGTGCGCCCGATTTTTATAATGCCTTCGTATTCCTTCGCCTTCGATGCAAATGTCACTCTTAGTGCCTCCAAGGCAGGAAGTAGCTCGTCTTCTATGGTGATTAGTGCAGCAATATGCATAGCGGAAGGAAATACATCGTTTGAG is a genomic window containing:
- the polX gene encoding DNA polymerase/3'-5' exonuclease PolX, with protein sequence MSVSNQDIADMFERLADLLEIDGENPFKVRAYRNASRTISSLSKRVADMIERGEELTQLPGIGKEIAKKIQEIVETGTLSKLKEVESRVPPSLVELLRIPGLGPKGVQAVYKSLNVKTIEDLKNAAESGKLACIPGFGEKKSKKILEEIGKIQQVGKRYKLAVVEKVAEPLLQYLKETDGVREAMVAGSYRRKKETVGDLDILVTCNAASPVRERFLSYESVGEILSQGETRCSVRLRDGLQVDLRVVPDECYGAALHYFTGSQAHNIAIRKLGVERGLKINEYGVFKGEARISGRKEEDVFESVGLPYIEPELREDRGEIEAAKAGKLPKLVTIGSIKGDLHTHTKATDGYHTVEEMALAAKERGYRYIAISDHSKHLTVTRGLDERRLREQMKEIDSLNERLDGFVVLKSIEVDIMEDGYLDLSDDVLKDLDFVIGAVHHKFNLSREKQTERIIKAMDNPNFTILAHPTGRLIGERDGYDVDMERLVEAAKERGCILELNAHPDRLDLTDEACRLAKEAGVRVAISTDAHAIGDLSFMRYGINQARRGWLEAKDVVNALPLDGLKRALRRFS
- the fumC gene encoding class II fumarate hydratase, with product MEYRIERDSLGEVKVPANCLWGAQTQRSLENFKIGWERMPNEAIKALVMIKRAAAIVNERLGKLHREQALAIIQASDEILAGKWDNQFPLVVWQTGSGTQTNMNVNEVIAHRANQILEKSGIPKIHPNDHVNMSQSSNDVFPSAMHIAALITIEDELLPALEALRVTFASKAKEYEGIIKIGRTHLQDATPLTLGQEISGWVGMLERSKSMIASSVEYLRDLAIGGTAVGTGLNAHPDFGRLVAEELSALTGRQFRSSLNKFHALTSKDDLAFVHGALKALAADLLKIANDVRLLSSGPRCGLGEIIIPANEPGSSIMPGKVNPTQCEALSMVAVQVMGNDGTIGLAASQGILELNVYMPLIIYNFLQSVRLLTDAVNSFNEHCAVGIKANRERIAKYVSESLMLATALTPHIGYDRAAEIAKLAHAEGLTLKEAALKLGYLSEEEFDRLVRPEDMIAPKG